The genome window ATATGAAGTAACTTTAAAACTCGTGACCATATTGCACCCCTAAATCGACCTCTAAAACTTGAATGATTAGTCACTCTTGAACCCATAAAAAGAGGATTGAAAGTTTCAATCCACATGCAAAACCATAAATGACTATAAAAGCATCACATAAAAATGGTAACctcatttattaaaagtttatataaaaaatcaaaattaactttaattaaaatgaaaaattagcatttataataaatctaattaaattttagttcaattgacATGGACAATATTACCAATAAAAAGAATGTGGATTCGAGTGCGTTGAAGTACATTACTTATAGTGAATTGTATAAGGTGTAAAAATCTTGTTGAAACTGTTAGGTGGTAAATATAATGATGAAAcattatttcatgttttagggTGCTTTAGAAAAGTTTGGatgaaaattgtttaaaattttaaaagcgaaaataatttaaaatatcatttcaaaatattaatatcttttatttattctttatattaagAGGTttattgagttagtgtcacttatcaatcaatctcaattcgattaaaaattatcaaaatttattcttttgagTTAGGATGTGTTTAATAAACTGAAAATTTAAGTACTTGCTAAATTTTATAAGTgctgaatttatattaaaaattgtttgataaattagtaTGTATAATTACTGAATATAATCATATTgtttgataaaagtaaatacttatattaaaattttatttattaatataatatttatattattttaattagttttgaataaaagataCGTATGGTAATTTGAATATCtctttttttaaagattttttaataaaataaaataaacttaattttttactaataaGCAGCTGCCTACCTACTTATCTTACTCAAcactttttgttgaaaattttatataatatgttgaaaattttaattatcaataaaataaaaattttcaatggtTTATGTCAGAGTCTAAacttttatatcaattttaataaatttattatatgaataTTCTCACATATGTAATGGATGTACAATAATCTAGTAttgtttatgtattttaaatatattttagaatattaaaataattttcttaaaaaaagttgtttttGAGTTCTGCTTATTGTAGTGGGTCATATGAAAGTGGGAGAAGATTTGGTGAAATTTTATAgaaacaatttttcatttttatagagAATTTGAGACCCTCTAATTTCCACATGAAATccttctttaaaattaaaaatttcattttattttatccttttaaattttaatttatttgtgaaCTTTTAAAAATCCTTAAGTAAGCCTTCaccaaatttaccaaaaaaaatccAAACGCATCCTAATTATTTCAGTAGTAAATAGGGCCCCATGCTTAAATGCAATCATGAGCTGCTAAAACTGGACGGGACCGATTCATTAAAGACGAAAACATGAACCCTTAATTATGCGttgagttttagttcgattAACATCAGGAGTATTGTCAGTGTAAGAGGATATTGATTCAAGTGTActaaagcgcattatcctcaTATTTAAGGGTTACGGAGGAGCTGTGTGTAGTTTTAGGCATTTTATAAAGAAAGAACAAATGTGATAATAACCTATAATagaattaatgttaaaaaaaattatgcgaTGATGTAGCttaaattatattgattttggaTTATATTTACATtcgataattatattaaatttaaaatttaaaataaatttaattataccaAACATTCccaaactaaaattcaaattctagaTTAGTCTCTAAAATTCAAGTTGTTTTAACTGAATCCTCAAAATATTAGTATTGTATCAATCCAGTCATTCAACTACTCTAGAGATgaagccaatttttttttttgggaccAGATTTAAGCTATAATTTTTTGAGAGAACTAAAATGcgattttaatattgtaataatataaaGTTTTACAATTTCTCAACGGGCTAAGTtataaactttacaattttgAAGGGCCTGAATTGAATTCTAGATTTTAGAAGGGTGAAATGCAAATTTGCCATTggattaacttaaaattttacaaattttaaacatcCTCTAGTGTTGCCCGAGATCAAGCTTGAATTTTACGtggaacatatttaaaatacattattaaattttaaattttaagttcgTCTCTACTATTTGCTTATGACATGAATAACTTGAATATAACctcttaaaaagaaaagaaaaaacccttctaataattttaaaaattggaccATAATTTAACCACATAATTGAATTAACACTTTGAAATACTAGtaattaatactaataatattttaaattattggtaAAAAGACATTTTTTAATCTCTCAATTTTGAAACCAAGCAAATTGGTCTCACTAAAACAGtcaaaacaatttaatccctatcaaTTTCGAAAGCGAGCaactaaaaacaattaattacaaCGTTAATGTTTTCCATCAGTTGTACATGGTTTTGATTGGTatgataacaaatttagtcctcaaagTTTACACATCCTGTCAAATTGGTCCTAATCCAACGTGTAAGTGTTgagtagacctgtccatgggccgggccgagtTTGGGCCAGGCTCGGAAAAAATTTTCGACCCGCCTCCTAggcctgggcccggcccgaaatatgggtctGAAATTTTGCCCTGGTCGGGCCtcaggcaccacttttttggcccgggcccggcccggcccattttttaataaacattaaaaaatattttaaaaataaaaaataaaaaatttaaaagtattttaaaattaaaaattaaaaattaaaaattaaaaatatatatttattatattcgggcggggccgggcccgggccaaaaaagtggtgcccgaggcctggcctattttttaaacgggcatcgttttttttgcccaagcccatatttcgggcctatgtttttacccgaaccctcccttatttcgggcgggccgagccgcccggcccatggacaggtctagtgtTGAGGCTGAAATTGTCGAATTCGTTTTAGAATCAAggccaaaatgacaaaatatttaagtattgaaaactaaatttgttttcataccaatcaaaatcatgtatatttactcaattttgaaattgaaaaaatccGAAAAATTCAGTCTAcctaataatattgaaattgtgaAACGTGGAGAAGCAAAGCGGATTGATGTATAAGCAAAGCTTTCATAATCTGTCTCTCGTGCATTTTGGGCAccaaaattatgttaatttgttAGTGATTAAGaccctaattaattattataaattggtTACTTAATCACAACGATTACAGTTGGGAAGTCGAAGGATTGAGATGTATTGTTCGCATAGTTCGATAAGTACATCATCAATTCCTTTGTCTTTCTCATTCAATtaacttcctttttttttgacatttgattttccttctgattttgaaaattttgacatttttaacaataaaattttgatatttcacctgttacatgtttttttaatataaaaagcAATATAGGGATTATTTATAaacttgttattatattatgggttaatgttaaatttaatttttttatcttttatataaataaataaaattgttaggaaaaaagaaccaaatgaatatatataagaaattattttacggACCTTTCCCATCATATCATTTATGGTCCCCTTTTTTTATGtcattgatacataattttggtaattttttaccCTAAACCATGAATCTCAAACCCAAAAACTTGAACATGAACTCTAAACCCCAAACACTGAATCTTAAACTTTAAACCCGAACCTCGAACCATGATAAGAACCTATAGTTTGGGTTCGGGGTTTAAATTTAGGGTTCAACATTTAATGTtcgaggtttagggtttaaggtttatagtttgagtttaaggtttagggtttgggattcatggtttagggtaaaaaatttaccaaaattatgtatcaatgacataaaaaaaagttattaaaatatcattaaataattaaaaggggACCATAAATGATATGATGGGAAAGGTctgtaaaataatttctcatatatatagttattaaattaataaattattttttccaattatcatattttaaataattaataaatttcatccaaacatgatattttattatgtcGTGAAAATACAACTTATTGTCATCTGAATTTAGTaacgaaattaattaattagctaaAAGCATGGACCTAATTGAACATGCCAAACGTTTCAGATAGAGGCCTGATcgcaaaaacaacaaaatgcgAGAGACCAGATACGAAATTAGCTCATTATTAATTTCCCCTAAATTCCCACGGCATTTTCCTTCTAGAGAGATGTCACCATGCCAATACCCATGGACATGATTCTTATATATAGCAATATAGATTATATCGAGTCTTAATTTTGGGCCCTTAAATTTAGTAATTAGTATCCAATTTAGGAATTTggcaattttttgaaaattggtATTGAACTTGCATTtcgtgacattttgaaattgtaaaattatttttaaaataacttttagatgttatgtatattttaattttcacataaTAATGTCATGTCAttaaactttaacaaaatttatgttatggggctcaattgaaaaaaaaattactaagttCTCGGATTAATATGGATAAAAAATTAAGGTactaaaatgaatttagttaCCAAATTTAAGGACCAAAAATTACATTAacccttttaaaataaaaataaaaataaaaaaacatgcaaCGCCTTAACTTAGCGTACAAATTACATTTGCCAGATAGCCATGAAGTGATCCAGCTCATCATATCTGTATATTAGATGGGGGCCTACTCGTCTTTGTCCTCATTTATCCCATTTACCTTCcatctaatttgtttattttaataaattgataatttataactttataaataaattatctttataaattattagtaaacTATCACAaacattttactttaatttttttacgagttatcattatttaatttatcaaaattttttgaacaattttattatagattcTGGTCATATATGCTCTTTATgactaaaaaaattgtttaaaactaCCTATAGCTCCTTTTCAACACCAATAAATATGAGAATAATGCGTTTTTATGCACTTGAACCCACGTCTTCCTGCACTGGCAATAATACCCTataccaatcaagttaaaactCCATCgacatttatcaaaattattttttaacatcaaatatataaataataaaccaagccttcaacaacaaatttttttaaccatcaaatatatcttaaattttattttattgtaattttatatgaattgattataattttaattgatggAATATATAtcctttattatttatattatatttgtacttgtaattttttaaaatttaaattaaacatgcccatttttaaaaatgtaaataaaaatatttgtttatattataatgTGTTTATAATAGAGTTGATTGCATTTTACATATTCtattcaaaaataagaaaattaatcaagtttgacagataaaaattaaatctattcttattattaaaaattatttaatttctgaaAGAATTCTTATAGGTATAACCTTTTAGATCTTTTTAGTtgtgtttaataaaaaaaaatataaaagtagtTTTTTTTAGAGtaaatgtaaaactttaaaataattgtaatatgtaaaattaaaaatattaaactatttacAACCGTCggattaaaaattatatatttttgaatgatGATGAAGATCGATTCCTGATGTATATAAATACTGCCCTCTATTCCCTTCAGTCTTCACTTCACCCACTTTCTCATTTCACGCGGGTTGTGGCGTAGTTTAAGCAGAGAGGGTGCGCAGGATAACGTCTCTTCACCATTGTTTCAACATGAAGgtttgtaataaaaatttgtttctatCAGCATTGCTTTGCATTGCTGTTGCAGGAGTTTTGGGTCAAGCTCCTAGTAATCCTCCTACGTCTACGCCGGCGCCACCCACACCACCGGCTTCTACTCCTCCTCCGACGACTCAAGCACCGCCTACACCAACCGCCACTCCGCCACCGGTTTCTACTCCTCCTCCCACTTCGTCACCGCCCCCAGTGACAGCTTCTCCACCCCCAGTTTCAACTCCTCCACCCAGTTCTCCTCCTCCTGCAACTCCACCACCTGCTTCTCCTCCTCCTGCAACTCCACCTCCAGCTTCTCCACCTCCCGCCACTCCTCCACCAGCTTCTCCACCTCCCGCCACTCCACCACCTGCAACCCCACCGCCAGCAACTCCTCCTGCTGCTACCCCACCACCAGCTCCATTGGCTTCTCCTCCAGCCACGGTCCCAGCTATCTCTCCAGTACAAACACCATTGACATCGCCACCAGCTCCGCCGACCGAGGCCCCAGCACCTACCCTCGGGGCTGCTACGCCAGGTCCAGCTGGAACTGACACggtacattttctcttattCCACCATTTTATATCCTTCTTCTCCACCTACGATCAAGCCTTTACAGCAagacttaaaatataattttattaatggttttataatattaaattataattttatcattcttacacattaatatataatgtgataaaattttttactttggGTACCGTGCCAACTTCCTAACGTCGCCCTTATCTTACATAAACAACGATCTGAGCTTGTCTCGATATTAGCTAACCCTTTAGCCATTAGAGATGGCAATTGGTTCCGTCCCGACATACCTTCAACATAAtctgatttaaaattaaatacggATATAtctgttttttaacacaatatttaaaattatttataatttcttctCAACTTATAATTAGAAGTACAATATTTCAGCATATTCAAATTCACATCTTCTTATATTGATAACAGTATCTCTGTTAATCGAATTTGACAATAATATTTATGTGAATCGATTTAAGGCttaagatattaaatttaattaagacTCAACATTAACGACAGTAAGATTCAAcgtattagatttaattaatgTTGATTTTGAACCTATTATTGCAGAGTGGAGCAAATCAAATGTGGACCGTACAAAAGATGATGGGAAGCTTAGCCATGGGATGGGCTCTGCTCAATCTGATGGTTTAAAACAAAAGAGTGCCTCACATTTGATGCAATAGCTCTGTAATGTTTCATTCATTTGCTTATTTCGGCCTTGTTTTTCTCGTATTCTATGGGCTGATGTCTCATATGGGACTTTTCTACTAGAGAGCCTACGCTACTTTACCATTATATTGTATTCTTTGagacattattattatttttttaccttttgaGGACactctttttttgtatttgaaggaatttattgtttattttgtttggaATATGTTTGGTTGGATTTATTcgattcatatatattatataaaagtaattatGTTATTAAGAAACGTAGTAAGAACTTACAAATATAAGGATCGAATCCTGAACTTCATGCAAATCAATTTACAACCCACACAAGTTTTTCAATGAATAACATGGATCACATCGACTGATTGAATCAGTTGTCTAATCAATTGAATTAGCTATCTGATGCAAACTTGtgaaaagattataaaaaatttaaaaattgataactGAATTGACGATctgacaaattaaattaaaaatgcaaCATCTTATAACATTGGGAGGAAGGGAAAACTGATTTCTTAAGCAACTTAGGATTGGAAGTGTAATTATAATGTGAATTACTTACGGTAGAAAAAGTGTGTCCAAAATTGGAGAGCATGCATGTGGAAAGAAATGATTAAGAATGATAATGACTTTAGTTGGTTATAGTCATAAAGACTTATAGATGAAGTTAAACCATTAGGTCCACCATTTATGGGTTCCCTTTATTTGCTTTGGAGTAGCTTTGAGAGTTGAGATTCATGGGATGTGAGAAGTAGACTTTGATTCATTGGGAACTAGCTACATTTT of Gossypium raimondii isolate GPD5lz chromosome 3, ASM2569854v1, whole genome shotgun sequence contains these proteins:
- the LOC105795200 gene encoding classical arabinogalactan protein 9 yields the protein MKVCNKNLFLSALLCIAVAGVLGQAPSNPPTSTPAPPTPPASTPPPTTQAPPTPTATPPPVSTPPPTSSPPPVTASPPPVSTPPPSSPPPATPPPASPPPATPPPASPPPATPPPASPPPATPPPATPPPATPPAATPPPAPLASPPATVPAISPVQTPLTSPPAPPTEAPAPTLGAATPGPAGTDTSGANQMWTVQKMMGSLAMGWALLNLMV